TCAGCATGTTCATTGAAGCCTTGTTGAGCTTCACAAAGGTTCCACTGAAGATTTAACAAAGGCGAAGAAGCTGCAACACCTTTCGGACCTTTGGGTTCACACCACTGATACCTCTGATCCTGATGACAAACGGCAATTTGGGTTTTGCAGGTACATAGAAGTTGCCAGCTTTTCTGGCCATCCTAGCCATTCGAATTTCAGTTCTGTACATCTGCCTATATTCCTTGTGATAGTGCTTCACTTTTTCATAGATAAGCTTCCTCCTTGCCTTTTGAATCATCTTTTGGGCAAATTTCTTTCTCGGGCCTTTGATCTTCAGCTCTGGGAAATTCCTTCGCTTTTTAAGGGTTTCTGGCATAGCAAGaacctccttctttttctctctctttttttttttaagacggggtcttgctctgtctcccatgctggagtgcaatggtgcgatctcgactcaatgcaacctccccctcctgcattcaagcaattctcctgcctcagcctcctgagtagctgggatcacaggggctggccaccatgcccggctaattttgttttgaatttttagtagagacggggttttgtcatgttggccagcctggtcttgaactcctgacctcaggtgacctgcccacctcggcctcccaaagtgttgggattacaggtgtgagccactgcaccccggcccTCTCCTTCTTATCTACAACACTCTACATGAGGGTTCCAGCCAGAAAagaggctacttttttttttttgttttttttttgagagggagtctcgctctgtcgccaggctggagtacagtggagcagtcttggctcactgcaacctccacctcccgggttcaagcgattctcctgcctcagcctcccgagtagctaggactacaggcgcctgccaccacgcctagctaattttttgtatttttagtagagacggggtttctccatgttagccaggatggtctcaatctcctgatcttgtgatctgcccaccttggcctcccaaagtgctaggattacaggggtgagccaccacgcctggcctttttttttttagatggagtcttgttctgttgcccaggctggagtgcagtggcacgatctcagctcactgcaacctccacttcccgggttccagcaattcttctgcctcagcctcccaagtagctgggattgcaggcacatgccaccacgcccggctaatttttgtattttaagtagagacgggatttcaccatgttggccaggctggtctctaactcctgacctcaggtgatccacctgtcttgacttcccaaagtgctgggattacaggcatgagctgccgtgactggccttttatttttttgagacaaggtctcactctgttgcccaggctgaagtgcagtggctcgtgtccacccactgcagccttgacctcctgggctcaaacgattttcctcttagcctcccaagtagctgggaccataggtgtgtgccaccatgcccagtgaatttttgtatttttggtagagacgaggttttgtcatgttgcccggCTGGCcgtgaacttctgagctcaagtgatctgccagccttggcctccaaagtgctgggattacatgtgtgagccactgtgcccatccatatgtttaactttttgaggaaccatcaaACTGTTTACCACAGAGGCTGAACCATTtaacattcctaccagcaatgtataaggattctaatttctccacatccttgtaatcaaccaacttttaaaatttaaatctggctgggcacggtggctcaagcctgtaatcccagcacttttggaggctgaggtgggtggctcacttgaggtcacgagttagagaccagcttgggcaacatgacaaaacctcgtctctaccaaaaatacaaaattcatcgggcatggttgcacacacctatggtcccagctacttgggaggctgagaggaaaatcgtttgagcccaggaggtcaaggctgcagtaagccgacatcgagccactgcacttcagcctgggcaacagagtgacaccttgactcaaaaagataaaaggccagtcatggcggctcatgcctgttatcccagcactttgggaagtcaagacaggtggatcacctgaggtcaggagttcgagaccagcatggccaacatggtgaaaccccgtctctactacaaatacaaaaattagccgggtgtggtggcatgtgcctgtaatcccagctactcgggaggctgaggtgggtggatcacttgaggtcagaagttagagaccagcctgggcaacatgacaaaacctcatctctaccaaaaatacaaaaatttagtagagccccgtctctactaaacaataaaaaaaagaaaattagccaggcatggtggtgtgtgcctgcagtcctagctactcaggaggctgaggtgggactattgcttgaactgggaggtggaggttgcagtgagccaagatggtgccactgcactccagcctaggtgacagagatgagaccctgtctcaagaaaaaaaaaaaaatcttaagaaatgTCATACAAATTGTCCTAAATAGAAGATAATGATGAATTAAATACAAgtctatgacttttttttttttaagtttgtgtcTTGAGacctagacattttaaaaaactacactACACCATAAGGCACagagtgaatatttatttatcacaGAGGTCAAGCCGAAGCTCTAATTTTATAAATCCTGGAAAAGCTGGCCAGAAAAGTACagagacttgcccaaagtcaaagCTAAAGATGCTTCCAGAGgccaggagagaagaaaatgttttagtaGCACTCCATAACTGGACCCTCAAATCTACTCACTCCAAGCATCCCTTCAAGTTCCTGACCCCAAAGTAAGAatctcagtaagaaaaaaatagagatggtttCCAAATAGGAGGTAGGACACCATGAGTGGCATCGAGCAATAACTGCAACAGTCTGGCTAAAGATAGCTGCCACTTATGACATCTGAGCATGAaactagctaattttaaaatggccatTTAATACATGCATGTAAGAAATCTTGTATCCCCTaaatctatacaaataaaaaactataaatacaaataaaataaaatggccattaaaaaaacaaacaaacaaacaaaaaacaacctgtGGCTTCCAAATcccttatcttttcatttattcataaagATTTCTGGTCCCACCCATGTTCCAGGACAAGTTGTATCAATATACCCCAATCCTTTCTAACGCCCTGAGTTCTTTCTTCCACATATCTTCTAATTCGTGGTCTGGGAGGGAAAAGGGTAGTGGAGTTCTCAGGTGGATGACATCTCCAAAGGGGAGAGGACAAAGGCCTCTGGCTTGGCTTCCTGCTTCAGCACTCCAGTCAGCAGGAACTCAGGCGAGAGGAGGGGCAGCCCAACCCGTAGTGGAATGGAGCAATGAGGGAAGTCCTGAGGGCATGTGATCACAACTCTCTGAGGCTGGGGAAGACAGAGCAAAGGCAAAATCAGGTGAAAAAGAATCCTAGAAATGGGTTCAGGACCCACTAACCAGTCTTACCATCACTAAAATAATACCTCCTAATATGAAGCCAAGTGAAGCACACCGCATACTGTCTATGAAATACTCTtgctaggccgggcgcagtggctcatgcctgtaattacacagcactttgggaggctgaggcgggtggatcacgaggtcaggagatcaagaccacggtgaaaccctgtctctactaaaaatacaaaaaaaaaaaaaaaaaaaaattagccgggcgcgctgacgggtgcctgtcgtcccagctactcgggaggctggggcaggagaatggcgtgaaaacccaggaggcggagcttgcagtgagccgagatcgcgccactgcactccagcctgggctacagagcaagactccatctcaaaagaaaaaaaaaaagaaaaaaaaaaaagaaatactcttgctagaggccaggcacagtggctcacgcctataatcccagcactttgggaggccgaggtgggtggatcacgaggtcaagagatcgagaccatcctggccaacatggtgaaaccccgtctttagtaaaaataaaaaaattagctgggcgtggtggtgtgcgcctgtagtcccagctactcgggaggttgaggcaggagaacagcttgaacccgggagatggaggttgcagtgagccaagactgctccactgtactccagcctggcgacagagtgagactctctcaaaaaaaaaaaatacttttgctaGAAAGATGAACCTGAATTTATTCAAGCTTTTACAATTATCTGCAATTTCCAGGAAATATGGAGTACAGAGGAACAAGATAAATTATATGACAAGGAGGCAAACCCAAAATTCCAGACTGAGGAACATTCTAAAGGACAAGTGACCCAGCTTCTGCAGGAAATAGATGGCATAAAAAAAGCTGGGTGGGTTAAGGGATGCTCTAGAGTAAAGATAATTAAGAAGATAATAGGTGTGGCAGTATGTGGACCTTATTTGAATCCTGATTTGAACAACTGTATAGAGACATTTTTCAGACAATGGGAGAAATTTTATTAATGGAGTGTGAGCAAATGACCAATAAACTACTGTTAATTTTGCTTAGGATCAATAATGGCATTgtgattatgaaataaaatgtacgTATTTCTTAGAgatatatatttaagtatgtaggaagaaataatataatattggcagtttgctttaaaatatttcagcaaagaaagagaaaggaaaaaaagaaagaataaagaaaaataaaaagaaatgaaatacttcagcaaagaaaatcaaaggaaaaagccgggcgcggtggctcacgcctgtaatcccagcactttgagaggccgaggcgggcagatcatgacctcaggagatcaagaccatcctggctaacacagtgaaaccccatctctactaaaaatacaaaagaattagccgggcgtggtggcgggcacctgtagtcccagctactcgggaggctgaggcaggagaatggtgtgaacccaggaggcggagattgtagtgagccgagattgtgccactgcactccagcctgagagtgagactccatctcaaaaaaaaaaaaaaaaaaaaaaaaagaaaatcaaaggaaaaaagggaTAGATGGAGCAAATGTAGCATAATCTAAATTAAGCTGCTGCTGAATCTCGGTGATTGTTATATGGGGGTATCAGCAGATCTGTCCCCTCATTCCTATCCCTTTCTATACCATAGGTCTTTTCCCCCACCCTCTCACTACTTTATATTCCTTTCTGAAcctccatttttttccctccaatcTTTGCCATTCCAGCCACCTCTTTAACTGCCATTGCCACCTCACCCAGACCCAGAACATCCTAAGCATACCTTATAGGACCGAGGCATGCTGGGTAGGTATGTGCCTCCACAGCAGCTAATAATCTCTCCCATCTGAGGTGGTGGTGGCTGGACTCCAGGGGTCACATAGATCTCATAGCcctaagagaaagaaatgatggAGATGGTATTGTAGATTGGGAAGCACTGGAGGGAGGGCTGAAGCACAGGTTAAAAGATAGCCTCTCACCTCTAGCAGCCTTCGCTCCCGAGCCCTGCTCAGTGCGTCTTGAAGGCTAAAGCCAAAGTTCTTCTCTTGCTCAGGGTCGGTCACCACATATTCATCCGGGGGTAAGAAGAAACCAGCCTTGCGGGACTAAGGACGGCAGCAGTCAGCATCAAAGCTCAGCCCAGCCCCTCAATCAGCTCTGCTGCCTAGCATTTAGAGAGAGCTcacaaaatgtcttttaaatcaATGCAGGCTTCTGGCTCACCAATGCCCCTGTCTTCCTGTAACGCCTCTTCCCTTCCACCACTTTCTAGGGCACTATATGAGCAGTCTTGCCACTATATCGGTCTGTCATCATCCCTTGGCCTCTCACCTGATGCAGCCAGTCCAGGGACAGAATGGGGATTCCCCGCCCCAGGGCACACAGGAACTTGACTGTCCGGCGGATGCGATCAGTGACCAGGTGGGAAGCCTCTGCCGCTGAACCAGCCAGACTTCCCCCCAGTGCCAGCACAGCCCGCTCTCCCCGAGCATCCACCACTCCTGTGAAGAGCACCTGTGGAAGGGTTGACCTGAGGTGGTTACGGCAACCCATGCCATCAGCACCCATCTCTACAATCCTCTAGGTCTCCTTGCATCCTCCCCTCATCTCTGTCTCCCACAAAGTCCCATGCCTTTGTCTCTTACTTTGGGGGCTGTTGATTCTTGGTTAAGTTTGGTCCGTCGGAGGCTGCGGCTTGGTATTCTGTTGGGCTCCTCCTCTGcctggtctctctttctcttgcctggttttGGAGTCACGACATCCTGAGATTGAGAAAAATCTTGGTGGGAGTTTCAGAGCCCTGAAGTCATTTTTCCCAGCTTTGTGGTCCCAACCCTCTCCTCACCTCTTCCTTCCCTGGCTTCTCTGCAgtatcttcttcctcttccttgatAATCACTGTCTTCTGGGAGACTTCCCCTCTTTGGGGCTGTTTTTGATGTGGTGGTGAATCCATGGTAGCTAAAGACCTCTTGCGGCTTTGAGAGGCCTTAGGCTGGAGCTCCGGGGTGAACCTAGATCTACCTGCTGGTTCCACCTTTTGGATCTGGGAGGCATGAATTGGTGTCTCAAGAAGCTGGGGAGAGGCAGGCTCAGGAATGGCTGTAAGGGATTCAGCTGCTCTCACTGCTCCCCATCTTTGGTTCCTTGAGGCCTGGGATTTAGGTTCCAAGGGTGCAGAGCAAGGCTTATGGTCAATGGGAGCTGCGAGGGAGCCAGGGTTCCCAGCGGCTCTCTGCCTCTTGATGCAACTGGGTTGAGTAATAGGCTCAGGGGAAATAGGCTGGTCTGTGGTGACAGGAGATTGGAATTCAGGGGTGGTAGGAACCGGCATAGCTCTTACTGTGGAAGACCTCAGTGTTTTGCTCTGACCACCCTGAGCTATGGCCTCAGGGGTGACGGACTGGTCTGTGGGGGTAAAAGGCTCAAGATCAGAGGCTGCTGGTTCAACTGGTTTGGGAGTCTTGACAGAGGACCTATTTGTCTTTCTCCTAGTGGCCCTAGATGTGAGCTTGGGGGTGACAGGCTGGTCTGTGGAGGTGGTAGGATGGGGCTCAGGGGCTGTGGGGACAACTGGCTCAGGGGTCTTGACAGAGGACCTATTTGTCCTGCACCTAGTGGCCCGAGATGTGGGCTCAGGGGTGACAAGCTGGTTTCTGGAGGTGGAAGGCTGAAGCTCAGGGGCTATAGGGACAATTGATTCAGGGGTCTTGACAGAGGACCTATTTGTCCTGCCCCTAGTGGCCCGAGATGTGGGCTCAGGGGTGACAGGTTGGTCTGTGGAGGTGGAAGGCTGGAGCTCAGGGGCTGCGGGCACAACTGTTTCAGGGGTCTTGACAGAGGACCGATTTTTTCTTCCCCTAGTGGTCCGAGATGTGGGCTCAGAGGTGACAGGCTGGTCTGTGGAGGCGGAAGCCTGTAGCTCAGGGGCTGTGGGGACAACTGTTTCAGGAGTCTTGACAGAGGATCTATCTGTTCTTCCCCTAGTAGCCTGAGACGTAGGCTCAGGGGTAACAGGCTGGTCTGTGGAGGTGGAAGGCTGGAGCTCAGGGGCTGTGGGGACAACTGTTTCAGGGGTCTTCACAGAGGACCTATTTGTCCTGCCCCTGGTGGCCTGAGATGTGGGCTCAGGAGTGACAGGTTGGTCTGTGGAAGTGGAAGGCTCGAGCTTAGGGGCTGTGGGGACAAGTGTTTCAGGGGTCTTGCCAGAGGATCTATTTTTTCTTCCCCTAGTAGCCCGAGATGTGGGCTCAGGGGTGACAGGCTGCTCTGTGGAGGTGGAAGGTGGGAGCTCAGGGGCTATAGGGACAGTTGATTCAGGGTTCTTCACAGAGGACATATTTGTCCTGCTCCTAGTGGTCCGAGATGTGGGCTTAGGGGTGACAGGTTGGTCTGTGGAGGTGGAAATCTGGAGCTCAGGGGCTGTGGGGACAACTGTTTCAGGGGTCTTGACAGAGGACATATTTGTCCTGCTCCTAGTGGTCCGAGATGTGGGCTTGGGGGTGACAGGTCGGTCTGTGGAGGTGGAAGGCCGGAGCTCAGGGGCTGTGGGCACAACTGGTTCAGGGGTCTTGACAGAGGATCTATTTTTTCTTCCCCTAGTAGCCTGATATGTGGGCTCAGAAGTGACAGGCTGGTCTGTGGAGGTGGAAGGCTGGAGCTCAGGGGCTGTGGGGACAACTGGTTCAGGGGTCTTGACAGAGGATCTATTTTTTCTTCCCCTAGTAGCCTGAGAGGTGGGTTCAGAGGTGACAGGTCGGTCGGTGGAGGTGGAAGGCTGGAGCTCAAGGGCTGTGGGCACAACTGTTTCAGGGGTCTTGACAGAGGATCTACTTTTTCTTCCCCTAGTAACCTGAGATGTGGGCTCAGAGGTGACAGGCTGGTCTGTGGAGGTGGAAGGCTGGAGCTCAGGGGCTGTGGGGACAACTGGTTCAGGGGTCTTGACAGAGGACCTATTTGTCCTGCTCCTAGTGGCCTGAGATGTGGGCTTGGGAGTGACTGGCTGGGCTGTGGAGGTGGAAGGGTGGGGCTCAGGGGCAGCAGAGGTAGCTGGAAAGGGTGTCATTCTGGAGGACTTCCGAGTTCTAATTTTAGGCTTTGGGTGGAAAGGCTCCAGCTCTGAGGACAAGGGAGCCTCTGGAGCTTCCTGACTCCCATCTTGCCTGGTCTTACGAACGGTTGGCTTGATAGAAGGTAAAAGGGGAGAAAGAAGGGGCGGAGGTGCAAGATGTTTCTGGCTCTGAGAGTTAAGGGGCttttggggtggggctggggcttcAGGTACTGTAGGAGGCAGACAAGCATCTGGAGATTCCTGATCGCCCTAGGGAGAAACAGAAGCAAGTGagggggaggaggtggagaaaagagATAGAACTTGGATACTGTTCTTGATACTTGTTTATGGTTAGATAGGCTTACCAGATTtccaccgggcgtggtggctcacggctataatcccagcactttgggaggccgaggcgggcggatcacgaggtcaggagttcaagaccagcctggccaacatagtgaaaccccgtctctactaaaaatacaaaaaaaaaggccaggcatggtggctgatgcctgtaatcccagcactttgggaggccgaggcgggtggatcacaaggtcaggaaaccgagaccatcctggctaacacggtgaaaccccgtctctactaaaaaatacaaaaaattagccgggcgtggtggcgggcgcctgtagtcccagctacttggaaggctgaggcaggagaatggcgtgaactcgggaggcggagcttgcagtgagccgagatggtgccactgcactccagcctgggggacagagcaagactctgtctaaaaaaaaaaaaaaaaaaaaaaaaattagctaggtgtgttggcaggcgcctagtagtcccagctacctgggaggctgagggaggagagtcgcttgaacccgggaggcagaggttgcagtgagccaagattgcgccactgcactccagcctgggtgacagagtgagactgtctcaaaaaaaacaaaaaaatacacaaaaattagccgggtgacatgcgcctgtagtcccagctacttgggaggctgcggcaggaaaattgtttgaacccaagagacggaggttacagtaagctgagatcacgccactgcacactccagcctgggtgacagagacagactctgtctcaaaaaagaacaaaaacaaaaaatatgctcACTGGATTTTCCTTTCTGTCTATGATCTCTCCTCCATTAGACTGGGATCTACCTGGGAAGCTACCTTTTTCCCACAGACCTGTCTCCATAATGCTACTATAGTGTTCTCCACACGTGGATGATGGTAAGGAAAAGGATGGCTGgggcaaagaaagaagaaacacgAAGGGTCTTTCTTTTGAGTCAGGTAGGAGATACAACTTAGGAAACAGATATGGAAAACAACGGGTGCCGAGGATAAAGGAATAGAAGCCAATCAAGGCGtgacaaaaatggaagaaaactgaaTAATGAGAAAGGAATAGATTAAAGTGAGGCTAGGTGAAAGAGCATTGGAGAAGATATAGAGATGACTTGTGGAATAGGAGGTAGAAAAAGTAGCTCTCACCCTGGAAACCTTCTCAGCAGCTCTGATCCTGGAAGCCTTCTCAGCAGGTGGCATCTTGCAATTCAGGAGGCCTAGACAGAAAGTAAACACAAAGGTGGCTGAGTTCCAAGCAGCTGGTTGCCCAGGGGTTGATTATCACGAGGCCTGTGTATCACCTTGGGTTCCCCTCTGCCTTCACTTACCTTTCTGATGCCTCCTGGGGCTCACTGGGGATCCCCTTCCACCTGACTGGCTCCCAGAAGGTACGGGGGCTGAGGTAGGTCCCGGAAggtcccccgcccccaccccaggctCTGGTGTTGGGCTGGAGGCCTGCCCTTTCTGGTCCTGGCTCCCTCCCTCTGGCTCCCCTCTCTGTGTATCTCTCTCCAGGATCACTTTGGGCACCTTCTCTTCTAACTCGGCTGGATCGCACTCTCTGTTTGCTACTGGTCTCTCTACTTCTCTCTCAAATGCTTTGCTTGGAAGGGTCTGCTTCTGTACTTGTTTCTCTTGTATTTCCTCAGATGTCTCAATTTCTACCTTCAAACTCTCCCTATCTCTTTCAGGACTTGCACTTTCCCCATTTTTGTCAGATTCTTGTCTCTGGGTGTCTCTAGCTAACAACTGTTTTTGTTCTCTGTCCTGTTTCCCCTTGGTTAATTCTTCCTCTCCTGTCACATCTGTCTGTCTTTCTGGTAGCAgtttctcagtttctctctccaaTGGCCCTCTCTCAGGGCCCACCCTCTCTGCTGTTTCTTTTGGTATACCCATGACTTTATCCACAGTCTGCCTCCCTCTGCCTTGAATCCCCATTGGCTCTGTGTGAACTGGGCTCTCTGGATGTTGGTCTCCTGGTATTGCCCTAGGTGGAGACAGGCAAGGTCCATAGGCCTCAAGGTGCGTGTCAAAAGGCTGGGTCTCAGAGTCCTCAGACTCTCTCAGACAGAATGGCTGTGTAGCCAGGACCTCCCATGGTTCATCTAGGGTAcctggaaggggaggaaggaagagagagagagggagagggagagaaaagagggagaggaagagggaaagggaagTACAGGTTGACATAATAAATATGATGAGAAAGGATTTAGATAAACTCATGAATAATAAATCTGAACAGGTTATTAAAGGTAAGCTGGGAATAAGGGTGGTAGTTATAACATTTAACGTTTGTCTCAAAAAGGTCATAGccttaggcgggcatggtggctcagacatgtaatcccaggactttgggaggccaagacatgaggattgcttgaggccaggagtttgagactagcctggacaacatggcaaaaccccatctctacaaaaaatacaaaaaaattaggtgtggggACGGGGACCTGTagtcctgtagtctcagctacccgggaggctgaggtaggagaactacttgaaccccAAAGgtcaagactgtagtgagctgtgatcataccactgcacttcagcctgagtgacagagactctgtctcaaaaaaaaaaaaaaaaaaaaacccaagagaaaaagaaaaacatcatagCCTAATATGAGTTCCCTGAATAGTCTCtcatcataccactgcattccagcctgagtgacagagaccctgtctcaaaaaaagaaagaaagaaagaaagaaagaaaaacatcatagCCTAATAAGAGAGTTCCCTgaatagtctctctctctcaagacagtttcactctgtcacccaggctggagtgcagtggcatgatgttggctcactgcaactcccaactgctgggctcaggagatcctcccacctcagcctcccaagtagctgggactacggcatGTGCCAaagtgcccggctaattttttgtatttgttgtagagatggggtttggtcttgaactcttagactcaagtgatccacccacattggtctcccaaagtgctgggattacaggtgtgagccaccatgcttggctggaatttccttctttttaaaggctgaatagtattccactgtgtatatataccacattttcttttttcttcattgacacataataattgtacatatttatggggtacctgtGCTATTTTGACTCATGCATACAATGTACAATGATAAAACCAAGATAATTGGGATATCCactatctcaaacatttatcatttctttgtcttgGAAACATATCaaatctcttctagctattttgaaatacacaataaattattaactatagtaacACTACTGTGGAactgaacactagaacttattcattcAATCTGACTGgatttttgtattcattaaccaaCCTCTTTATGCATTCTGTCCCTCTACCCTTCCTAGcctttggtaaccaccattctactctctacttccatgagatccatgtttttagctcccacatgagtgagcatacaatatttgcctttctgtgctgacttatttcacttaacataatgtcctcagggttcatccatgttgctgcagatgacaggatttcattctcttCTGTTGCTGAATACtgttccactgtgtatatatacacattttcttttttttttagattgagtcttgctctgtcacccagtttggagtgcagtggcatgacctcagctcactgcaacctctgcgtcttaggcagcaatcctcccatcttagcctcccgagtagctaagactacaggtgcatgccaccatgcccagctaaattttgtattttgagccactgcacccagcctatatacacattttctttttttttattattagagatgaagtctcactctgttgcccatgttggagtgcagtggtgtgaccttggctcactgcaacctctgcctccggggttcaaatgagtctcctgcttcagtctcccgagtagctgggactacaggcacctgccaccatgcccagctaatttttgtatttttagtagagacagggtttcaccatgttggccaggctggtctcaaactcctgacctcatgtgatccacccacttcggcttcccaaagtgctgggattacaggcatgaggcactgtgcccggcctacattttcttttctttcgtttttttgagacagagtttcactcttgttgcccaggccagagtgcgatggcacaatctcagctcactgcaacctctgcctcctgggttcaagggattctcctgactcagtctcctgagt
This DNA window, taken from Homo sapiens chromosome 6 genomic scaffold, GRCh38.p14 alternate locus group ALT_REF_LOCI_5 HSCHR6_MHC_MCF_CTG1, encodes the following:
- the MDC1 gene encoding mediator of DNA damage checkpoint protein 1 isoform X8; amino-acid sequence: MGHPTFPTCQQFPSRVAYFQIMEDTQAIDWDVEEEEETEQSSESLRCNVEPVGRLHIFSGAHGPEKDFPLHLGKNVVGRMPDCSVALPFPSISKQHAEIEILAWDKAPILRDCGSLNGTQILRPPKVLSPGVSHRLRDQELILFADLLCQYHRLDVSLPFVSRGPLTVEETPRVQGETQPQRLLLAEDSEEEVDFLSERRMVKKSRTTSSSVIVPESDEEGHSPVLGGLGPPFAFNLNSDTDVEEGQQPATEEASSAARRGATVEAKQSEAEVVTEIQLEKDQPLVKERDNDTKVKRGAGNGVVPAGVILERSQPPGEDSDTDVDDDSRPPGRPAEVHLERAQPFGFIDSDTDAEEERIPATPVVIPMKKRKIFHGVGTRGPGAPGLAHLQESQAGSDTDVEEGKAPQAVPLEKSQASMVINSDTDDEEEVSAALTLAHLKESQPAIWNRDAEEDMPQRVVLLQRSQTTTERDSDTDVEEEELPVENREAVLKDHTKIRALVRAHSEKDQPPFGDSDDSVEADKSSPGIHLERSQASTTVDINTQVEKEVPPGSAIIHIKKHQVSVEGTNQTDVKAVGGPAKLLVVSLEEAWPLHGDCETDAEEGTSLTASVVADVRKSQLPAEGDAGAEWAAAVLKQERAHEVGAQGGPPVAQVEQDLPISRENLTDLVVDTDTLGESTQPQREGAQVPTGREREQHVGGTKDSEDNYGDSEDLDLQATQCFLENQGLEAVQSMEDEPTQAFMLTPPQELGPSHCSFQTTGLLNCKMPPAEKASRIRAAEKVSRGDQESPDACLPPTVPEAPAPPQKPLNSQSQKHLAPPPLLSPLLPSIKPTVRKTRQDGSQEAPEAPLSSELEPFHPKPKIRTRKSSRMTPFPATSAAPEPHPSTSTAQPVTPKPTSQATRSRTNRSSVKTPEPVVPTAPELQPSTSTDQPVTSEPTSQVTRGRKSRSSVKTPETVVPTALELQPSTSTDRPVTSEPTSQATRGRKNRSSVKTPEPVVPTAPELQPSTSTDQPVTSEPTYQATRGRKNRSSVKTPEPVVPTAPELRPSTSTDRPVTPKPTSRTTRSRTNMSSVKTPETVVPTAPELQISTSTDQPVTPKPTSRTTRSRTNMSSVKNPESTVPIAPELPPSTSTEQPVTPEPTSRATRGRKNRSSGKTPETLVPTAPKLEPSTSTDQPVTPEPTSQATRGRTNRSSVKTPETVVPTAPELQPSTSTDQPVTPEPTSQATRGRTDRSSVKTPETVVPTAPELQASASTDQPVTSEPTSRTTRGRKNRSSVKTPETVVPAAPELQPSTSTDQPVTPEPTSRATRGRTNRSSVKTPESIVPIAPELQPSTSRNQLVTPEPTSRATRCRTNRSSVKTPEPVVPTAPEPHPTTSTDQPVTPKLTSRATRRKTNRSSVKTPKPVEPAASDLEPFTPTDQSVTPEAIAQGGQSKTLRSSTVRAMPVPTTPEFQSPVTTDQPISPEPITQPSCIKRQRAAGNPGSLAAPIDHKPCSAPLEPKSQASRNQRWGAVRAAESLTAIPEPASPQLLETPIHASQIQKVEPAGRSRFTPELQPKASQSRKRSLATMDSPPHQKQPQRGEVSQKTVIIKEEEEDTAEKPGKEEDVVTPKPGKRKRDQAEEEPNRIPSRSLRRTKLNQESTAPKVLFTGVVDARGERAVLALGGSLAGSAAEASHLVTDRIRRTVKFLCALGRGIPILSLDWLHQSRKAGFFLPPDEYVVTDPEQEKNFGFSLQDALSRARERRLLEGYEIYVTPGVQPPPPQMGEIISCCGGTYLPSMPRSYKPQRVVITCPQDFPHCSIPLRVGLPLLSPEFLLTGVLKQEAKPEAFVLSPLEMSST